The stretch of DNA GGCCGTGTGCTAGGGGTACCTTATCCAGCCGGCAAAGTAATCGATGAAATGGCGCACCAAGGTCAGGATACCTTTAACTTTCCACGTGCCATGATTGATGAAGATAATTATGATTTTAGCTTTAGCGGGTTGAAAAGTGCCTTCATTAACACAGTGCATCATGCCGATCAGATTGGTGAAACCTTAGATAAAAATGACTTAGCAGCGAGTTTTCAGGCCAGTGTGGTTGACGTGTTAACCGCTAAAACGATGCGGGTCTTGGCACAGTATCCGGTTAAACAACTGGTACTCGCTGGGGGTGTCGCTGCTAATCATGGTTTACGCGAGCGTCTACAAACCGAATTGCCGACGAAGTTTCCGGCAACGGAGCTCTTATTAGCACCGTTGAAGTTATGTGGTGATAACGGTGCCATGATTGGTGCTGCGGGTTATGTTCAGTATCAGCATCATCAATTTGGGGATGCTACTTTGAACGCTGACCCTAGCTTGGAATTCGATTGGATGCCTAACATGGTTCATTAAAACTAATAAAAAACGTCGGCCCTGATTATGATCAGGCCGGCGTTTTTGTTAACCGAGATTTTCTAATTGTTCTGCTTGTTCGGTCCAGTCGTTTTCTGCTTGTTCATGTTCAGCATTGACGGCC from Lactiplantibacillus brownii encodes:
- the tsaD gene encoding tRNA (adenosine(37)-N6)-threonylcarbamoyltransferase complex transferase subunit TsaD is translated as MEKQNLILAFESSCDETSVAVVADGQTILSNVIATQINSHKRFGGVVPEVASRHHIEQITICIEDALKEANVTYDDLDAVAVTYGPGLVGALLVGVNAAKTVAYAHHLPLIPVDHMAGHIYAARFVKPFEFPLMALLVSGGHTELVYMQADGQFEIIGETRDDAAGEAYDKIGRVLGVPYPAGKVIDEMAHQGQDTFNFPRAMIDEDNYDFSFSGLKSAFINTVHHADQIGETLDKNDLAASFQASVVDVLTAKTMRVLAQYPVKQLVLAGGVAANHGLRERLQTELPTKFPATELLLAPLKLCGDNGAMIGAAGYVQYQHHQFGDATLNADPSLEFDWMPNMVH